GAGATTGCACAAGGTGCTAACCAAGGTGATGTTTTAAGTTTCATCTCAACCTTTGCCAATAATGCTGGTGAAATCAACGAAACCGCCATGGGTCGTATTGCATCATCTATGAGCATGGAGCCAGAAGCTGCCCGGGATCAAGCTGCAACAATCACAGCAGCATTTGAAGCCCAAGCCCATGCGACCATTGAACAAGCAACAGGCATGGACAGCCAAGACGTCATTAACTGGGCACATGAGAATGAGCCAGAATTAATGAAGAAGGCGATGATGCAACAGGCAACGCAACGTAACACCCATGGTTACCAAGAGATTGCCACCAAGTATGTTTCAAACCTTGATACAGCCAACCCGGACATGATCCTGAATGCTGATTTTGGTGAAGGTGTCGAAGCTTATAAGAAGGGTAAAGATATTATCATCCGTCACCCTAAAGGCGAAACCAATTGGAAGACAGCCGTTCGCGCTGGGATCATCAAGGTAGGGAGCCGTTAAGCATGACCTTTGATAAAATCTTACCTTTGCTTCTAAAGGGTGAAGAGGTCTCCCGAGCTGGTTGGTCTGAAACAATGAAGCTATTTATTGATGAAAATACAATCTATCAGCAGGAAATGATGGCCACATACACGGCTTCACGCTTCTGGATCCCATCGCAGTATGATCTTATGAGCGATGATTGGAAGGTGGTCGATGCATGTCAATGACCTATTCGATTATGAAACTGCGATAGAACATGTAGAGCAGGGTGGTCATGCTGCCCGTGCTTCATGGAACAGAGACTTCATCCGACGCAAGCCAGCACATATACGCAAGTTTGTGGAAGATAAGTATGCCTTTAATCGCGGTAAAGAATACGGCCCCACCATGAAATGGAAGTTTGCAGACTCAACGCCAACCATGGCAGCT
The genomic region above belongs to Candidatus Terasakiella magnetica and contains:
- a CDS encoding Thoeris anti-defense Tad2 family protein, coding for MTFDKILPLLLKGEEVSRAGWSETMKLFIDENTIYQQEMMATYTASRFWIPSQYDLMSDDWKVVDACQ
- a CDS encoding Thoeris anti-defense Tad2 family protein, which translates into the protein MHVNDLFDYETAIEHVEQGGHAARASWNRDFIRRKPAHIRKFVEDKYAFNRGKEYGPTMKWKFADSTPTMAAAADDPKNHNVKRFPSCLMKVQPGRSRQFGYLPTNEDTQAHDWILYERS